ACCCAATTTTATCTTTATGAATCGAGAAGGCTTAACTATGGAGCCGGGATTTATGTTAGAATGCCTATTTTTTATGCTGTGGACCGAAAAAATGAGATTAATAAAAAGAAAAAATACAGAGAAATAGCCATTGTTAACAGAGAAATTCATGTAAGGGTTATTAGACAAGAAGTTATTGCAACATATAACATATTAATGCAACAACAGGAAATTTTAAAAATAACCAATGATTATCAGCAAGTTGCTGATATGATGATGCGTAACGCAGAAAATATGTTCTTAATAGGTGATATACCGCCTGAAGAATATGCCCGACAAAAAGATTATCAAACCAGGGGAGCTACTGATTACGCCTTAACGGTAGGAAGATTTAATAGTGCGTATACTTTACTTGAGGAATTAGTAGGTATCAGGTTTAATCTCATTAATGTATTAAAATAATGGATTTACACAAAGTTATACAACTGATAAAAAGACATTTGTTTTTACTTATTGCGATACCATTATCCATGGCATTACTCGTATACATATTCACGCGTAATCAAGCAAAAACCTATTCTTCAGAAGTTATTATTTATACAGGGATTGCCACCGGTTATTCAATTGAATCGACAAACAGTAGGTCTGTCGATTATTTTTCAACAAATATCCAATTTGATAATCTAATAAATCTCATTAAAGCAAATCAAACGATTGAGAATACGGCGATACGACTCTTAGCCCAAGATATCTCACTTGAAGAACCCAATCCACAATATATCTCAGCCAGTAATCATGCCACATTACACCAAATTGTTCCAAAACACGTAAAAGACTTGGTAGTAAAAAATGGAAAGATGGGATTGGCAAGAGATAAAGAAGAGCAAATAAGAAGACTTGAACAGGAAATACAAGGACTTGAACAACAAATTTCGTCAAAAAAATCAAACGAATTATTAGGCGCCACATCCAACACTTCAAATACTTCTACTCAACCTCAGACTAATATAGATAAATCGGATAATAGTATATTTCACACCGTACGCCCCGGTGAAACCTTATACTCTATTGCTGCGATGTATAATATCAGTGCAGGCGAAATTGTGGATCAAAATAATTTGAGAAATAATTCAGTAAATGTGGGACAAACTTTGATTATTCATAAAGAACTTCCTACCGACTATTTATATCACATTGTAAAACCGGGAGAAAATGTTTACACTATATCCCGGCTATATAATACAAGTATCAATGATATCAGAAGGCAAAATAATCTATATTCAGATGATTTGATTGTTGGCAACAGACTTATGATAAAAAAGATTACTCCAACTGCCTCAGGGTATACTGATAATTCAACCAATCAAATTAATACCTCAACGGTAATCATTAACCCGGACGAAGCAAAGATTGATTTTAGCAGGTTTGAATGGCCATATAAAAAAGACCCTGTAATACCTCCTTATATCAGAAAGGATGACTTTTATCATACAGTTGATAATTTCACTAATTATTATAATTCCAGCGATACAAATTTTATTTACGAATTGCTGCATTATAATCATCCTCATTATAGTGTTGCAAGTATTAAGTCTAATTCCGGAGTTTACAGAGTAAGCAATTCCGATTTTATTCGAGTTTCATATCAGGCAGATGATCCCGGTATTTGTCAACAAACACTTAAAATACTGGCTGAAGTATTCATAAAGAACTACACCATGCTGAAATCAAATGAAACAGATGAAGTTGTAGCATATTACCAAAGAAAAGTGGAAGAAGCTGATGCAAAGTTACAGGATGCTGAAGATAGGCTTCTTGAATTTAACAAAGAAAATAATATTATTAACTATTATGAGCAAAGTAAATACATTGCGGCACAAAAGGAAGATTTAGATCTTTACTATCAAAACGAACAAATTAGGCTTGCATCAGCTTCAGCTGCTTTACGAGAACTGAAAACAAAACTGATGGGAAAAGACAGCATCTATTTAAAGAGCGATATCATCATGCAAAAAATGAAACGGATCTCAGAAATATCTGAACTGGTTATCATTAATGAAATATCTACCGAATATGACCCCTACATTGGCTCTAATCTGGTTAACCTAAAAGCTGAAGCCAAAAGAATTAAGGATGAGGTAAAGGCCCATGTTGATCAATTATTTTTATATTCCAGATCAAATGAAGGAATCCCCATTAAAGATTTACTTGTGGAGTACATGAACAATAACATTTCTTTCGTTGAAGCTCAGGCAAGTTTACGGGTACTTAGTAATAGAAAACAAGATTTCACGCGTATCTATCAAATTTTTGCTCCTTTAGGTGCTATGTTAAAACGGATTGAAAGAGAAATAAGTGTAGCGGAGCAATCTTATCTGGAGTTTTTGCATAGTTTCAATGTGGCAAAAATGGAACAACAAAACAATTTACTATCTTCCAATATTAAAATTGTTGATGAGCCATCGTTCCCACTGCAGGCAAATCCATCACGAACCAAACTATTGATCTTAGTAGCAGGCGTATTTGGATTCTTCATTGTCGCCTTCATAATTTTAATGCTTGAGTATTTTGATACCAGTGTTAAAAATCCATCGGCAGTTGAAAAATCAACAAATCTTAAATTAGCCGGTGCATATCCTATCGTGGAACCCGGTCGGGATTGTTCATATACCTGTAACCGTCTGACGGAAATGCTTTTACAACAAATAAAATTGCATATCACCCATAATTCAATATTCACCTCCGAAAAGCCATACCTGATTTTAATATTTAGTACTCAGCGACAAGTTGGGAAAACAACTGTTGCAACAGCACTAATTAATAAACTGCGTTCTTATGGCGAAAAAGTATTGTTTTTGAATTATTCAAAAGATGAAACAACTACTGAGGGCAATGATTTTGACAGTACCATTACCTACCAAATCGATAATAAATTTGTGGAAATCAAACATATTAATGAGTTATTGCTAAGTAATTACCTTAGACAAGACAATTATAAGTATGATTATATTTTCTTAGAAATCCCTGCAATTATTTTCAATTCATATCCATTTGAGTTAATGAGTTCAGTTGATGTACCGTTACTTATCATTAAAGCAAATGACTATTGGAGAATTTCGGATTCTGCAGCACTAAAAACTATGCAGGAAGTATCAAGAGAAAAGCCCATGGTCGTTCTAAATCTAACAGAACTGAACTCTTTAGATGATATAATCAATGATATTCCTGAAAATGAGCAAAGATCGTTAAGAAAAAAGTTAAAAACCATTATTACCTATCCTTTCAGATTAAGGGTCAAGGTAAGGGTTGAATAAAACGACAATTGTGAAATCTAACTTTTTTAAAGCACTAAGTAACGATAACTTCTTATCGTTGGCGAGTAATCTTGGGGCTGCTATTTTTAGGGTTTTAAGCTTCATGTTGCTGGTACGTTCACTTGAACCAAATATTTTTGGTGAATGGGTTATTTTTGTTACGGCCGGGAATTTTTTTGAAATGTTACGGTTCGGTCTTACCAGAACGGCCATCATTAGATTTCTATCAGGAGCAAAAAATGATGATCGAAAAAAACTAATAGGTACGAATTGGGTGCTTGGGCTCATGGCGACTATACTTCTTGCCATTATTATTTGGATTGCTTATTTTCTATTTCCAACAACCATCGAGGGATCAGGCTATTCCTTGTTTTTTATATGGTACCCTATTCTTTCTTTTGCCAACTTGCCTTTCAATCTTGCAATATCAGTTTTATATGCTGATCAAAAGTTCGGAAAAATATTATTGGTCAATTTATTAAGAGATGGTGGATTTTTCATCTTTCTAATTATTAATTTTTTATTTTTCCACTTAGGGATCATGCCAATTCTATACGCTTTTTTGACCATTAATTTAGCCGTTTCTATTCACTCCATGTTAAATAAATGGGATGGTTATCATTATATCTTTAATGCTAATAAGCAAACAAATAAAACCATATTAAATTTTGGAAAATATACTACCGGAACATTGATTGGGGCCAATTTATTAAAAAGCTCAGATGTGGTTCTCTTAGGATTAAGCCCTTTTATTGGGACTGTTGGTGTTGCTTTATATAGTGTACCTTTAAGATTGACCGAGATTTTGGAAATCCCATTAAGGAGCTTTGCAGCGACTGCATTCCCCAAGATGTCAAAAGCCAGTATTGAGAACAATATGGACGAAGTTAAGCGTTTATTTTATTCCTATTCAGGTGCACTCACTTTTGTGATTTTGCCTGTTATTATTTTCGCATTCATCTTTTCGGAACAATTTGTACATGTACTTGGTGGGCCCGAATATATTGTAACACAAAATATCTTTAGATTTTTCTGTATTTATGGACTTTTCATTGCAGTAGATAAATTTACCGGAATTGCATTGGACAGTATTAACCAACCTAAAAAGAATTTTATTAAAGTAATTTATATGGCGCTTGCGAACATTTTTGGTGATATATTCATGATTTTCTATCTGGGCAAATTCATATTCTTCTTATCAATTGCCGGAATTATACTGTCCAACTATATGCCTTTATTCCCTATTGAAATATTTACTTATGAACTTACTGTAATTAATATATTGGAATTGGTAGCGCTGGTAACAATTTTGTTCACAATTATAGGTATCATAGTCGGATTATATTATCTGAACAATGCGCTTTCTTTATCCTTACGAAGAATTTTTACGGATGGCTGGAAGTTTTTCATAATCATCATTAAGGATATTAAGTCTGCTATTGTTCAATAAAATCTTTGTAACTTTATCAAATGCAAAGTTAACTATGTTTAATAGACTAAAGAGATATACTGGCTCATATAAGCTCAACGACCCAATATTCATGATTGGCATGTTTGCGATTGCTGTATTATTCAGTTTTATTTTGACACAAGTTAAATTACAATTTGCATTGGTACTAATGCTGCTTCCTTTAGTGTTAGTTTATCTAAATCGATTATTTACCCATCCAAGGTTAGGACTGATTACAATTATTATATTAGCCTGGTTGGCTGTCGGAATAACTAGATACATTACCGGGATTCCGTTTGGGCTAACTATTGACTTTTTTTTAGTTCTGACCTTGGTCGCAGTATTTTTCCGAACCTTTTATGATGGAATAGATACAAAAGCATTTAATAATGACATTGTTATATTGCTTACTCTTTGGTTTCTTTATGCGGCAGCAGAAATATTGAACCCTGAAGCTTTAAGCAAGACTGCCTGGTTTTACGCTATGCGCGGTGTAGCCTTATATTCGATGTTAACAGTCCCTTTAGTTTTCCTGCTTTTCAGAAAGGTTAAACACCTCAATTTATTCTTGTACATGTGGGGAGTCATCTCAATTCTGGGGTCGTTAAAAGGAATGCAGCAAGTTTATCTTGGTCTTGATTATGCAGAACAACGCTGGCTTGATCAGGTTGGATATATCACGCACGTATTATTCGGGGAGCTTAGGGTGTTCTCATTCTATACTGATGCCGGTCAGTTTGGAGCTGCACAGGGAGCTGCAGGTATTGTTGGACTTCTAGTTGCACTTAACTCAAAAAAACCAGTGGATATTATTTTCTTTCTAATAATGGGTATAACCGGAATTTGGGGGATGATGATTTCAGGAACAAGGGGTGCAATTATTGTGCCCTTGATTGGTGCCTTATTATATCTGATTCACAGGAAAAACCTAAGAGTTATTATGCTGGGCTTAGTTTTAATAGCTGGGATTTATGTTTTCTTTAAATATACATATATCGGCTCAGGCATTTCTCAAATCAGGCGTATGCGTACTGCTTTTTTTCCTGCAGATGATGCATCTCTGCAAGTTCGTCTTGATAACAGAAGGGTTCTGCAAGTTTATTTATCATCCCGACCCTTCGGCGGTGGAATTGGTAGTGCCGGTAACTGGGGTCAACGATTCTCTCCAAATGGATTTTTAGCTAATGTTGCTACTGACAGTTGGTACGTTCAAATATGGGCGGAGATGGGTATTATTGGTTTGACATTTCACTTATTTATCCTTGCATTTATTCTAACCAAATCCTCATACTTAATAATGTTTCGGGTGAAAGACCCCGAGCTTCGGGGTAAACTGAGTGCATTAGCTTGCGCCTATGCAGGAGTGTTAGGTGCCAGCTATGGAAATGGTGTGCTTGGTCAAATTCCAACAGGTATTTTAACTTACATTAGTTGGGGCTTTCTGTTCATGGCTCCAATGTTAGATCGGGAAGTTAGAGGAATAACCGATTCTGCTAACTAGTTTGGTTTTTCTTCCCAATAATGTATTCTATAAGTCTTTTTCCATGAACAGCAAAACGTTGTTTAAATGCTTCCCATATTCCACCATCAAATACAATCCTTCGTGAAGAAGTAATCACAACAGCTCTCGGATTGCTAACTAATCTCAGTTTCCCTTTTTTCTGAAGGTTTAAAGCCATTGTTCCATCTTCCGATTCTTCTGTAAAATACTTACTATCTTTAGTATTATTAAATACCCGAACATTTTTCACTTTAAATCCACCTGTTGTTCTGCCAATTTCTGTTACCAAACCCATGGTGAAGCCCATTACATTAAGATATTCACGCTTACGCATCCGGATTCTAACTAAAATGCCAACAATTCTTTCATAAATCCACATCGAGAGCCTACTTACTCCAATCGGGGGTATAAAAGCATATCTTCCGTATACACCCATTATATGTTCATTCCTCTCCATTGGCTTGATCATTAAATCAACCCATCTTGGTGGATATAAGGTATCAGAATCTGCACATAAATGATACTTACCTTTACAATTATCCAAACCACATTGTCTGGCAAAAGAAGTTCCTTGTTTTGGCTCAAAATAATTTCTCACACCTAATTCATCAAGCACCTTTTGAGTATTGTCGGTTGAATTATTGTTTATTACTACTATTTCTACTTCATTTTTCGTTGTACTTGCAGCTAAAGAAGATAGTGTCCGGAAAATATTATCTGCTTCATTCCAGGCAGGAATAACAATAGAAACCAACGGATTTTCAGACTGAAACTTTTTAATTCTATTCTTGATATCTGTTAATTCCTCAGTAGTTAAGTCACTATATTTCTTATTTGAATATAAATGAGGTTTAATCCATTTTGGAAGACTTATTCCTATCATATTATTAATTGATGCTTTGAGTAAAAATTAAAAATTTGGCTAATTTAGTAATTTATAAGCATGATATAAACTCTGTTGTGGCTCTATTTTATATTCCAATGATTTCATATGATTATTTAGCTCATTTATGTCGTAGGAATCATAGGTCGGTTCATAAATGATGTGTTCAAACTTCTTACTTAAATCAAAATTCAATGATTTAATAATTGGGAATTCGGCTCCTTCACAATCCAATTTTAATAAATCACATTTATTACTTATTTTGTTTGCCGTAAGTGCCTTGGCTAATGTCACCAATTCAATTTCAACAAAATTTTCGCTTACGTTTTCAGAAAAAATACTGTGCCCTCCTATATTAGTGGGATGAATATACAATTTACTTTTGCCAGATTGATCACTAACAGCAATAGGTAAAACCTGAACATCTGATAATGCATTCATTTTAATTGTCTCATTCAATTGATCTATGCAAGGAGGGTATGGTTCAAAACAATAAACCTTTGAATTGGGATACAATTGTTTCATCCTGAGTGCAAAAAATCCGGTATTTGCACCAACATCAAAAATTACAGGTTCTTCACTATTGAGTTGAACGTCGTAGCATTTGTCGATAAAAATTTCATTATAAATATAAAACGACATAAAATCATAAATTTTGATACGCTTTCCATCTTTGAATTTTAATGTGATGATAAGGTTATTAAAAACAGGGAATAATTTAAGTGTGGAACCCATATAAAATGAGCAAGGATTTTTTAAATTCTTCCATTGTTTTTTAATCTTCGCCAGTGAAGTGAATTGTTCAAATAACCAATTTAATTTAAAGGAACCTTTCATAGTAACGTTTTCAGATATATCTATATTTTAGTTTTTTCGGGCAAGTGCCCAAACTACTACAGGGAAATAGGCTTGGTTTTTTAATGATCCAAACCAACCTCTTGGAGCCCAACCTCGACGCAGGTTTGCTCTTACACAGCTTTTATTCCCCCACGAATAAGTTTTAATATTTTCCAGATCAAAACCGCATTCATGCAAAAAATATTTCATACCAGTTTCGGTCCATCGCGTACAATCTTCCGGCATGGGATGGATTTTAATTAAGAATGGGGTTGCTACTAAAAAATAAGCTCCGGGCTTTAACATTTCATAAACATTTTTTGCTGCACGATATGGATATAATAAATGCTCAAAAATCTGATCTGCTATGATTAAATCAAACTGCTTATCCAGCTTATCTTTACAAATATCGAACTCTGGATACTCAGTTGCCTGATACGATTTAAAACCCAAATGCTGCCAGTTGTCAGCACCTGATATTTCTAGTGTGTCCAATTTTTCCGGATGTAGCTGGTTTAACAGAGCATAACATTCTCTGTACATGACCGTTCTAACCCATTGCTTATGATCATATCGAATAAACTTAAGTATTGGTATGATTTTTTCTTTATTATCTTGCAGCCAACCCATAAGAAAGTTTAATTAATTAATTATGTAATTTAAATTTAGCCTTTGTTTAGTGACGTTAAATATAAAAAAAAATTAGGATTTTTTTAATCAAAACATTCGATAGCAATATTATCAGAAAATAGAGACATATCCAGCATTTAGGATATTTACTAAATTTACATAAAAAAATCTCAAAGAACGGATGAACAACACCCCACTGGTTTCTATAATTACAGTTAACTATAACAGGTTACAAGATACAATCGAACTGTTTGAATCTATTGGCAAGATTACGTATTCAAATATTGAACTAATCCTCATTGACAACGGATCAGATGATGATCTGGCTTTATTAGAACGAAAATTTCCAAACTTAAGACTTATCAAAAATGAAAATAATTTGGGGTTCGCAGCAGCCAATAATATCGGAATTAAACTGGCTAAGGGCAAGTACATTTTATTGATAAATAATGATGTAATTGTTACTCCTGATTTTTTAACAAGTTTGGTTCGGAAATTAGAGAAGGAGCAAAGCATTGGAATCGTAAGTCCAAAAATATATTATTATTACATACCGGAGATGATTCAATATGCAGGATTTACCGACATTAACCCTATTACCATTCGTAATAAGGGTATTGGATTCAATGAGCTTGAGTCGGGTAAATATGACGAAGAAAAAGAGACTTATTATGCCCACGGTGCGGCCTTTTTATTTCGAAGTGAACTTATTGATAAAATCGGGTTTATGAGTGAAATATTTTTTCTTTATTATGAAGAAATGGACTGGTGCAAACGAGTAAGAAACAGCGGATATAAAATTTATTATATACCTCAATCAATCATTTATCATAAAGATTCTGCTACGACAGGTGCCGATAGTCCTCTGAAAACCTATTATTTAAATCGCGGTCGGCTAATATATATGCGTAGAAATGTAAAATTTCCTTTATTGATTTTAAGTGGTTTGTATCAGGTTTTATTTGCTTTCCCAAAGAATTATCTCAGATTGCTGATTCAAAAAAAATGGACCCATGCCCATGCTTATAAAAATGCTTTTCTTTGGTTTTATAAACATTTTTTTTCAAAAAAAATATTGGTAGATCAGTTTAAATTTGATCTTGACAGGAGATTATAGTAACTTGCCGACAAATCACATTAGACTCTATGATCCCTAAAAAGAGGAGAACTGAATATCCGCTTATCTCAATAATAACAGTTAACTATAACCATTCGGAGGTTACTTGTGAACTCATTGAATCATTGAACAAAATTTCGTATCCAAATATTGAAATTATTGTAATTGATAATTGTTCGCCCGATGATGATCCCAAGTTAATAAAAAGAAGATTTCCTAATATTATATTGGTTGAAAACCCTATCAATTATGGTTTTGCAGCCGGAAACAATTATGGTTTGATGAGAGCCCGTGGGAAATATGTTTTATTGCTTAATAATGACACTGTTGTTACCGAAAACTTTATTGAACCTTTATTAGAGAAACTGGAATCTGACTTATCAATTGGTGCCGTTAGCCCTAAAATTAGATTTTTTCACACACCCGACACCATTCAGTACGCCGGATATACACCTATTGATAATCGAACCATGCGTAATTTTTCAATAGGTTACAACGAAGTTGATAAAGGACAGTACGATCATGATAGGGAAACTGCTTATGCACATGGAGCAGCCATGATGGTTCCAATGGAAATTGTAAAGCAAATTGGGATGATGTCTTATATTTTCTTTTTGTATTATGAAGAAGCCGATTGGTGTGCCCGGATTCACAAAGCAGGTTATAAAATGTTTTATGTTCATGATTCTCTGATTTACCATAAGGAATCCATCTCAACAGGCAAATTGAGCCCAATGAAAATATACTATCAGAATAGAAATCGTCTGGTATTCATGAGAAGAAATATCAAAGGAAAAGATTTTTACATAGGAATTTTCTATCAGTTATTCGTCGCAATACCAAAAAATGCATTAAAATTTTTCTTTAAAGGGAAGTTCCAGCTATTCCATGCCTATAATCGAGCAATTGGTTGGCATTTAAAAAATTTATTTAATAAGGAAATACATGAGAACCCCATGTTATAGTATTTTTTATTTCGTATTTTTATTCAAATATTTAAGAAGGCACAGATGATATTTATCACCATATTACAGTTAATGATCCTGCTATACCTTGGGCTGGCCTCATTATACATATTTGTATTTGCCCTGGCTTCCTTTTTTTACAAAGAAAAAAAAGGTGTATCTACCAATAAAATAAGAAAGTTTTTAGTACTCATTCCGGCATATAAGGAAGACGTTGTTATTGTTAATGTGGCGAAAGACGCTTTAAATCAGGATTATCCCAGCGAGTTGTATGATGTTTATGTACTAGCTGATCAACTTCAAAAATCAACAATTGAAAAAATCAAAGCTTTTTCTGTAAATGTAATTGAAGTTTCTTTTGCGATTAGCACAAAAGCAAAGTCTATTAATGAAGGCCTTAGAATAGCAGGCGAAGGTTATGATGCTGTTGTAATATTGGATGCAGATAATTTAATGGATTCGAACTTTATTAGCCGATCCAATGAATTAATGAATTCGGGAATTGAAGTAATACAAGGACACCGGGTTGCAAAAAATATGGATACCCATTTTTCTATTCTGGATGCAATAAGCGAAGAAATTAATAATAGTGTTTTCAGAAAGGGGCATGTTGCTTTGGGTTTATCGGCAGCACTCATTGGTTCGGGAATGGTTATTGAATACAACATTTTTAAAAAAATAATGGCAAAAGCCGACACATTTGCCGAAGATAAAGAACTTGAATTTAAATTATTATTGAATAAACATTCAATTGAGTATTTGGATAGTGTATATATTTATGATGAGAAAGTTAGTAAACCCGAAGTCTTTGTAAAACAACGCTCTCGTTGGTTGGCATTTCAGCTGATTTATGCAAAGAGATTTGTTTTTGACGCTTTTGTCGAATTATTTGTTCGGGGCAATGTTGATTTCTTCGATAAAGTGATGCAACAACTTCTACCTCCTCGTATTATACTGCTTGGGTTAACTTTCATCATAAGCTTATTCTCTATACTATTTAATTCAGGCTTTCTTTTTTACGCTTGGTTTGCACAGGCAACTCTTTGCTTTCTCGGAATTTTCATGGCTGTTCCAAAACAATTTTATAATATCAATGCCGTAAAAGCAGTTTTTAGCCTGCCACTTGGGTTCATATTGATGTTCAAATCTTTATTCCGTTATCAAGATGCAAAAAAGAATTTTGAACCTACACCTCACATTCATTCTACCATAAATAGAGGAAACCATGCTGTTAAACCTAAAAAAACTTAACAATGATTTTTACTGATATTTTGCAATTCATTTTGATCATATATTTAGGGTTATCAAGCTTTTACATTTTCATTTTCGCATTTGCCAGCATTTTTGCAGTTCGCCCCAAAATGCCATCATTTAATGCGATGAGGAAATATGCCGTATTGATACCCGGATACAAAGAAGATCAAGTTATTATTGATGTTGCCGCTGACGCTTTAAATCAGGATTATCCCAAAGAATTCTATGACGTTATCGTTATTGCAGATTCGTTTAAAAAGGAAACCCTAGATGAACTTTCAAAGCTAAATGTGAGGATTATTGAAGTTAGCTTCGAACTTAGCACCAAGTCAAAAGCATTAAATGCAGCAATGAATGAATTGGGTGATGATTATGATGTGGCTGTTGTTTTGGATGCAGATAACATTATGCAAGTTGACTTTATTTCAAAAGTTAACCGAGCATTTAACCTTGGATTTACTGCTGTACAAGGTCATCGGGTCGCAAAAAACACTAACACAAACTTCGCCATACTTGATGCCATAAGTGAAGAAGTCAATAACCGGATTTTCAGAAAAGGACATCGTGTTTTGGGTTTATCTGCCGCATTAATCGGATCAGGAATGGCCATTGATTATAAGTATTTCAAAAATATGATGAAATCAATTAAAGCCGTTGGTGGTTTTGATA
The DNA window shown above is from Bacteroidota bacterium and carries:
- a CDS encoding glycosyltransferase family 2 protein encodes the protein MIGISLPKWIKPHLYSNKKYSDLTTEELTDIKNRIKKFQSENPLVSIVIPAWNEADNIFRTLSSLAASTTKNEVEIVVINNNSTDNTQKVLDELGVRNYFEPKQGTSFARQCGLDNCKGKYHLCADSDTLYPPRWVDLMIKPMERNEHIMGVYGRYAFIPPIGVSRLSMWIYERIVGILVRIRMRKREYLNVMGFTMGLVTEIGRTTGGFKVKNVRVFNNTKDSKYFTEESEDGTMALNLQKKGKLRLVSNPRAVVITSSRRIVFDGGIWEAFKQRFAVHGKRLIEYIIGKKNQTS
- a CDS encoding FkbM family methyltransferase, producing the protein MKGSFKLNWLFEQFTSLAKIKKQWKNLKNPCSFYMGSTLKLFPVFNNLIITLKFKDGKRIKIYDFMSFYIYNEIFIDKCYDVQLNSEEPVIFDVGANTGFFALRMKQLYPNSKVYCFEPYPPCIDQLNETIKMNALSDVQVLPIAVSDQSGKSKLYIHPTNIGGHSIFSENVSENFVEIELVTLAKALTANKISNKCDLLKLDCEGAEFPIIKSLNFDLSKKFEHIIYEPTYDSYDINELNNHMKSLEYKIEPQQSLYHAYKLLN
- a CDS encoding glycosyltransferase family 2 protein, whose amino-acid sequence is MNNTPLVSIITVNYNRLQDTIELFESIGKITYSNIELILIDNGSDDDLALLERKFPNLRLIKNENNLGFAAANNIGIKLAKGKYILLINNDVIVTPDFLTSLVRKLEKEQSIGIVSPKIYYYYIPEMIQYAGFTDINPITIRNKGIGFNELESGKYDEEKETYYAHGAAFLFRSELIDKIGFMSEIFFLYYEEMDWCKRVRNSGYKIYYIPQSIIYHKDSATTGADSPLKTYYLNRGRLIYMRRNVKFPLLILSGLYQVLFAFPKNYLRLLIQKKWTHAHAYKNAFLWFYKHFFSKKILVDQFKFDLDRRL
- a CDS encoding LysM peptidoglycan-binding domain-containing protein, producing MDLHKVIQLIKRHLFLLIAIPLSMALLVYIFTRNQAKTYSSEVIIYTGIATGYSIESTNSRSVDYFSTNIQFDNLINLIKANQTIENTAIRLLAQDISLEEPNPQYISASNHATLHQIVPKHVKDLVVKNGKMGLARDKEEQIRRLEQEIQGLEQQISSKKSNELLGATSNTSNTSTQPQTNIDKSDNSIFHTVRPGETLYSIAAMYNISAGEIVDQNNLRNNSVNVGQTLIIHKELPTDYLYHIVKPGENVYTISRLYNTSINDIRRQNNLYSDDLIVGNRLMIKKITPTASGYTDNSTNQINTSTVIINPDEAKIDFSRFEWPYKKDPVIPPYIRKDDFYHTVDNFTNYYNSSDTNFIYELLHYNHPHYSVASIKSNSGVYRVSNSDFIRVSYQADDPGICQQTLKILAEVFIKNYTMLKSNETDEVVAYYQRKVEEADAKLQDAEDRLLEFNKENNIINYYEQSKYIAAQKEDLDLYYQNEQIRLASASAALRELKTKLMGKDSIYLKSDIIMQKMKRISEISELVIINEISTEYDPYIGSNLVNLKAEAKRIKDEVKAHVDQLFLYSRSNEGIPIKDLLVEYMNNNISFVEAQASLRVLSNRKQDFTRIYQIFAPLGAMLKRIEREISVAEQSYLEFLHSFNVAKMEQQNNLLSSNIKIVDEPSFPLQANPSRTKLLILVAGVFGFFIVAFIILMLEYFDTSVKNPSAVEKSTNLKLAGAYPIVEPGRDCSYTCNRLTEMLLQQIKLHITHNSIFTSEKPYLILIFSTQRQVGKTTVATALINKLRSYGEKVLFLNYSKDETTTEGNDFDSTITYQIDNKFVEIKHINELLLSNYLRQDNYKYDYIFLEIPAIIFNSYPFELMSSVDVPLLIIKANDYWRISDSAALKTMQEVSREKPMVVLNLTELNSLDDIINDIPENEQRSLRKKLKTIITYPFRLRVKVRVE
- a CDS encoding O-antigen ligase family protein yields the protein MFNRLKRYTGSYKLNDPIFMIGMFAIAVLFSFILTQVKLQFALVLMLLPLVLVYLNRLFTHPRLGLITIIILAWLAVGITRYITGIPFGLTIDFFLVLTLVAVFFRTFYDGIDTKAFNNDIVILLTLWFLYAAAEILNPEALSKTAWFYAMRGVALYSMLTVPLVFLLFRKVKHLNLFLYMWGVISILGSLKGMQQVYLGLDYAEQRWLDQVGYITHVLFGELRVFSFYTDAGQFGAAQGAAGIVGLLVALNSKKPVDIIFFLIMGITGIWGMMISGTRGAIIVPLIGALLYLIHRKNLRVIMLGLVLIAGIYVFFKYTYIGSGISQIRRMRTAFFPADDASLQVRLDNRRVLQVYLSSRPFGGGIGSAGNWGQRFSPNGFLANVATDSWYVQIWAEMGIIGLTFHLFILAFILTKSSYLIMFRVKDPELRGKLSALACAYAGVLGASYGNGVLGQIPTGILTYISWGFLFMAPMLDREVRGITDSAN
- a CDS encoding class I SAM-dependent methyltransferase, with translation MGWLQDNKEKIIPILKFIRYDHKQWVRTVMYRECYALLNQLHPEKLDTLEISGADNWQHLGFKSYQATEYPEFDICKDKLDKQFDLIIADQIFEHLLYPYRAAKNVYEMLKPGAYFLVATPFLIKIHPMPEDCTRWTETGMKYFLHECGFDLENIKTYSWGNKSCVRANLRRGWAPRGWFGSLKNQAYFPVVVWALARKN
- a CDS encoding TolC family protein, with the protein product MVCWNKLLIKISVPLFFIAFTSVVEAQVIDSSMFFNPIRDNIAQKLPPLEALIDSAIANSPQIKMDELNADFTRYEIISAKRQWLQHWGLDMIVNYGNYLYSERDEFVKKTQFYLYESRRLNYGAGIYVRMPIFYAVDRKNEINKKKKYREIAIVNREIHVRVIRQEVIATYNILMQQQEILKITNDYQQVADMMMRNAENMFLIGDIPPEEYARQKDYQTRGATDYALTVGRFNSAYTLLEELVGIRFNLINVLK